The Aerococcaceae bacterium DSM 111021 genome includes a region encoding these proteins:
- the rnr gene encoding ribonuclease R, with amino-acid sequence MSLSRLEERILEFLQKNPDTQYQTNEIAQHFNYQGSKNFKKLVKALAFLERINELEVTENGRFRAKNTREEKAVGTFRGNDRGFGFIDYDPDRPDLFVPPGQVGNAMDGDTVEATILKHVNPSTGKGSEARVDTIIERASSQIVGEFVAYDKEMRDSTGFIGFVIPQGKFSDDLKVEVLPDGLKPVNHAIVIVKIKDYPTMDQPNTLTGLVAKEIGHKDAPGVDILAILYQFNIPSEFPDTVLEEAQAIGHEVNPKDIEGRRDLRDRMIITIDGADAKDLDDAISLEKLDNGHYRLGVHIADVSHYVTENSAIDTEALERGTSVYLTDRVVPMLPQRLSNGICSLLPEEDRLTVSCEMTIDSNGRTIDKDIYLSVINSSYRMTYTDVNTILAGDTDLRKEYHEITEMLDQMSELHFILEGMRESRGALSFETPEAQIIVDEDGKPIDIVHRHRGVGERLIESFMLAANETIARTYTEKDWPMIYRVHEQPDEDRMQRFAEFITAFGVILRGQAESIKPKQLQEALNQLSDTPYEEVVSMMMLRSMQQARYTDEPFGHYGLAAKDYTHFTSPIRRYPDLIVHRLIHKYIESTPSAEEKRNLAQKLPNIAEHSSKMERRAVEAERETDSLKKAEYMVDKVGEQFEGTISSVTSFGMFIQLENTVEGLISLQELKDDYYRYDQQHLILIGENTNNVYRIGQRVLIEVERVSIEDREIDFKLIETYPTDNSDLEHVISDNKNRNNKKGRKPKSQSNNRQTFKKVATQPSKGDNNKGKKFQIRKRKK; translated from the coding sequence ATGAGTTTATCAAGATTAGAAGAACGTATATTAGAATTTTTACAAAAAAACCCAGATACTCAATACCAAACAAATGAAATCGCCCAACATTTTAATTATCAGGGAAGTAAAAATTTCAAGAAATTAGTAAAAGCTCTAGCTTTTTTAGAGCGTATAAATGAATTAGAAGTGACAGAAAACGGTAGATTTAGAGCCAAGAATACCCGAGAAGAAAAAGCAGTGGGTACATTCCGTGGAAATGACCGTGGATTTGGTTTTATTGATTATGATCCTGATCGCCCAGATTTATTCGTACCACCAGGACAAGTTGGGAATGCAATGGATGGAGATACAGTTGAAGCAACAATTTTAAAACATGTAAATCCGTCAACAGGTAAAGGATCAGAAGCTCGAGTTGATACGATCATAGAAAGAGCATCGTCTCAAATAGTCGGTGAATTTGTAGCCTACGACAAAGAGATGCGAGATTCAACAGGGTTCATAGGATTTGTTATACCTCAAGGTAAATTTAGCGATGATTTAAAAGTTGAAGTCTTACCAGATGGTTTGAAGCCAGTTAACCATGCGATTGTTATTGTGAAGATTAAAGATTATCCTACGATGGATCAACCAAATACTTTAACAGGATTAGTAGCTAAAGAGATTGGACATAAAGACGCACCTGGTGTGGATATATTAGCTATATTATATCAATTCAATATTCCGTCAGAGTTTCCTGATACTGTCTTAGAGGAAGCACAAGCAATCGGACACGAAGTCAATCCCAAAGATATTGAAGGTCGACGTGATTTAAGGGATCGAATGATTATTACGATTGACGGCGCAGATGCTAAAGACTTAGATGATGCGATTTCATTAGAAAAACTTGATAATGGGCATTATCGATTAGGCGTACATATTGCGGATGTTTCACATTATGTGACTGAAAACTCTGCTATAGATACAGAAGCGTTAGAGAGAGGGACATCAGTTTATTTGACTGATCGAGTTGTTCCAATGTTACCTCAGCGTCTTTCTAATGGGATTTGTTCATTGTTACCAGAAGAAGACCGGTTAACAGTGTCATGTGAGATGACAATTGATTCAAATGGTAGAACCATTGATAAAGATATTTACTTGAGTGTCATCAATTCTTCGTATCGAATGACTTATACGGATGTTAACACAATTCTTGCAGGGGACACTGACTTAAGAAAAGAGTATCATGAGATTACTGAGATGCTTGATCAGATGAGTGAATTACACTTTATTCTAGAAGGTATGCGCGAAAGTCGTGGTGCTTTAAGCTTTGAAACACCGGAAGCTCAAATTATCGTAGACGAAGACGGCAAACCGATAGATATTGTTCACCGTCATAGAGGTGTAGGAGAACGATTAATTGAATCATTTATGTTAGCTGCGAATGAGACGATAGCTCGTACTTATACTGAAAAAGATTGGCCGATGATTTATCGTGTCCATGAACAACCAGACGAGGACCGTATGCAACGTTTTGCTGAATTTATTACAGCTTTTGGTGTAATTTTAAGAGGACAAGCTGAATCGATTAAGCCAAAGCAGTTACAAGAAGCACTAAATCAATTAAGCGATACGCCTTATGAAGAGGTTGTATCAATGATGATGTTAAGAAGTATGCAACAAGCTCGTTATACTGATGAACCATTTGGACATTATGGATTAGCTGCTAAAGATTATACACACTTTACGTCACCGATACGTCGTTATCCGGATTTAATTGTGCATCGCTTGATTCATAAATATATTGAGTCTACTCCTAGTGCTGAGGAGAAGAGAAATCTTGCTCAAAAATTACCTAACATAGCAGAGCATTCTTCGAAGATGGAGCGTCGGGCTGTTGAGGCAGAACGTGAGACAGATTCATTGAAGAAAGCTGAGTATATGGTAGATAAAGTCGGTGAGCAATTTGAAGGAACTATTAGTTCAGTTACTTCATTTGGAATGTTCATTCAATTAGAAAATACGGTTGAAGGACTCATCTCATTACAAGAATTAAAAGATGATTACTACCGATACGATCAACAGCATTTAATCCTTATTGGAGAAAATACAAATAATGTATATCGTATTGGGCAAAGAGTACTCATAGAAGTTGAGCGCGTGAGTATTGAAGATCGAGAAATTGATTTCAAATTGATCGAGACGTATCCAACGGATAATAGCGATTTAGAACATGTAATTTCTGATAATAAGAATAGAAATAACAAAAAAGGTCGTAAGCCAAAATCACAAAGTAATAATAGACAAACCTTTAAGAAAGTTGCAACACAACCGTCTAAAGGTGATAATAATAAAGGTAAAAAATTCCAAATTAGAAAACGGAAAAAATAA
- the smpB gene encoding SsrA-binding protein SmpB, translated as MVQQKDKPLAQNRKARHDYEILETVEAGMVLQGTEIKAIRQGKINLKDGFISIRQGEAFLKNVHISPYEQGNIFNHEPLRNRKLLLHKKEIQKLEREVKQNRVTIIPLKVYIVRGRAKVLIGLAQGKNRYDKRHSLKEQQMKRDIDRALKLR; from the coding sequence ATGGTACAACAGAAAGATAAACCATTAGCACAAAATAGAAAAGCGAGACATGATTATGAAATACTTGAGACAGTCGAGGCTGGTATGGTATTACAAGGTACTGAAATCAAAGCAATCCGCCAAGGTAAGATAAATTTAAAGGATGGCTTTATTTCAATACGTCAAGGCGAAGCTTTTTTGAAAAATGTTCATATAAGCCCTTATGAACAAGGGAATATATTCAATCATGAACCGTTAAGAAATCGAAAGTTACTACTTCATAAAAAAGAAATACAAAAATTAGAACGAGAAGTAAAACAGAATCGGGTCACAATTATTCCTTTGAAAGTTTATATTGTTAGAGGGAGAGCAAAAGTGTTAATTGGCTTAGCTCAAGGTAAAAATAGATACGATAAACGACATTCATTGAAAGAACAACAAATGAAACGTGATATTGATCGAGCCTTAAAACTTAGATAA
- a CDS encoding 2-keto-3-deoxygluconate permease, which translates to MYDFMRKIPGGLLLIPMLLAALMNTFLPNVFTNLGGVSEALFTTSGLNYVIGAACFCSGAGIDIKRLSIVFKKQGLILLVKTVICLIVGFLYIKFFGMGGLFGISAIALITAICSTNPSLYLALEQDYGTQDDMNAFGLVGLFCVPAYPMLVFSIAQSTPVDWTPILSTLVPIIFGMIVGNLDKKMAEYLAPGVVVLTPFMGWVFGAGINLFDAIQSGLQGIILTIVFYALLVPILIMFEHRILHEDGVSSLAISSIAGMSVSVPALIANSAPEFAVYVESATAQIALGVVISSIITPILARWEFKHTHPDVK; encoded by the coding sequence ATGTATGATTTTATGCGCAAAATCCCTGGTGGTCTCTTATTGATTCCTATGTTGCTAGCCGCTCTTATGAACACGTTTCTACCAAACGTCTTCACTAACTTAGGTGGCGTCAGTGAAGCTTTGTTTACAACAAGTGGATTAAACTATGTTATTGGTGCAGCTTGTTTTTGCTCTGGCGCAGGGATAGATATCAAACGTCTTTCCATTGTCTTTAAGAAACAAGGCTTAATATTATTAGTTAAAACAGTCATTTGTTTAATTGTCGGTTTTCTTTACATTAAGTTTTTTGGCATGGGTGGACTCTTTGGTATTAGTGCTATCGCTTTAATCACGGCTATTTGCAGTACGAACCCTTCTTTATACTTAGCATTAGAACAAGATTATGGTACACAAGATGACATGAATGCTTTTGGACTAGTTGGTCTATTCTGTGTTCCTGCCTATCCAATGTTAGTTTTCAGTATTGCACAATCAACGCCAGTTGATTGGACTCCTATCTTATCAACTCTCGTGCCTATTATCTTTGGGATGATTGTTGGTAATCTAGATAAGAAAATGGCCGAGTACCTAGCACCGGGTGTCGTTGTCTTAACTCCTTTTATGGGTTGGGTCTTCGGTGCTGGAATCAATCTATTTGATGCCATTCAATCAGGTCTACAAGGAATTATTCTAACAATTGTATTCTATGCATTATTAGTACCCATTTTGATTATGTTTGAACATCGTATCTTACATGAAGATGGCGTATCCTCCCTTGCAATCTCTTCTATTGCTGGTATGTCAGTATCTGTTCCAGCATTAATTGCAAACTCTGCACCTGAATTTGCGGTGTATGTCGAAAGTGCTACTGCGCAAATAGCTTTAGGTGTTGTCATCTCAAGTATTATTACACCCATTTTAGCGCGTTGGGAATTTAAACATACTCATCCTGATGTAAAATAA